From Bacillus sp. FSL K6-3431, the proteins below share one genomic window:
- a CDS encoding FAD-dependent oxidoreductase produces MKHFDAVIIGFGKAGKTLASMLAKKGKSVAMIEKSAEMYGGTCINIACIPTKSLVYQSNQRKYSINMQ; encoded by the coding sequence ATGAAACATTTTGATGCAGTAATAATTGGGTTTGGTAAAGCTGGTAAAACGCTAGCGTCAATGCTTGCTAAGAAAGGAAAAAGCGTTGCAATGATTGAAAAATCAGCCGAAATGTATGGTGGAACATGTATTAACATTGCTTGTATCCCAACAAAATCGCTCGTTTATCAATCCAATCAACGTAAATATTCTATAAACATGCAATAG
- a CDS encoding LrgB family protein gives MNDILIGLLSIFVTIIVFFASKWLNNKYPHPLTIPILISTIIIVIGLLVFNIAYETYFIGGQWIDHLLGPAVVALAFPLYQQRFTLKKNAIPIIIGVSFGSIIGVASGFIMGKWLALDPLIISSLLPKSVTSPVAMDIAHTVGGSPALAAVLVMIAGIGGAVMGPSLLKWVHVNHYLAKGVGMGSASHAIGTAKAMESDVKAGAVSTVAMVLSAIIVSIITPLLVIFFM, from the coding sequence ATGAATGACATATTAATTGGGCTACTCTCTATTTTTGTTACCATTATTGTATTCTTTGCTTCGAAATGGCTAAATAATAAATATCCCCATCCTTTGACAATACCGATATTAATTTCAACAATAATAATTGTTATTGGACTATTAGTGTTTAATATAGCGTATGAGACTTACTTTATTGGGGGCCAATGGATTGACCATTTACTAGGACCTGCTGTAGTAGCACTTGCTTTTCCTCTTTATCAACAAAGGTTTACTTTAAAGAAAAACGCTATTCCTATTATTATAGGAGTCTCTTTTGGTTCAATTATTGGTGTGGCAAGTGGATTCATTATGGGAAAGTGGTTAGCATTAGATCCACTTATTATTAGTTCACTTTTGCCTAAATCTGTAACCTCCCCAGTAGCGATGGATATCGCCCACACTGTAGGTGGTTCCCCAGCTTTAGCAGCTGTCTTAGTGATGATTGCGGGAATTGGCGGAGCGGTGATGGGTCCGTCTTTATTAAAATGGGTCCATGTTAATCATTATTTAGCAAAAGGTGTAGGGATGGGAAGCGCATCACATGCCATCGGAACAGCAAAAGCAATGGAGAGTGACGTAAAAGCAGGAGCTGTAAGTACCGTTGCAATGGTTCTT
- a CDS encoding DUF1259 domain-containing protein, translated as MIVDVHPDNQCDIPVNNDPSLCEQFARILKGTSKIEKGVCSVSMHRNINVIIQGRPSTTVIPVGVLYESLDHNGNSLNLAEIAILQEEIPAFMQAVTQQGIIVSALHNHWLYMKPMIMYIHLQSIEPPLNFAHKIAYAFSFLSSAPLK; from the coding sequence ATGATTGTAGATGTACACCCTGATAACCAATGTGATATTCCAGTAAATAATGATCCATCGCTTTGTGAACAATTTGCTAGGATCCTAAAAGGAACTAGCAAGATTGAAAAAGGGGTTTGTTCTGTTTCTATGCATCGAAATATTAACGTAATTATTCAAGGGCGCCCGAGCACAACAGTTATACCAGTAGGTGTTTTATATGAATCATTGGACCACAATGGCAATTCGTTAAACTTAGCAGAAATCGCTATCCTACAGGAAGAAATACCGGCATTTATGCAGGCCGTTACTCAGCAAGGGATCATTGTAAGTGCCTTGCATAATCATTGGTTATATATGAAGCCAATGATCATGTATATCCACCTTCAATCGATCGAGCCACCTTTAAACTTTGCTCATAAAATAGCATATGCTTTTTCTTTTTTAAGTAGTGCTCCGCTAAAATGA
- a CDS encoding FAD-dependent oxidoreductase → MLDDLEKVTIYTAEASFIDESKVQVKTDNEQFEISADRFFINTGSSPIIPSIKGLEHTDFVYHSTTLQALDKLPEKLIIIGGGYIGLEFASIYANFGSEVTIIDRSSEFLPREDRDIAEEVKKVLEAKNIKIEVGSKVESVENHDGGVIVSYQTSENNRVEAYGAAVLLATGRKPNTDGLGHENTSVEIDDKGAIVVNDLLKTTVDHIWALGDVNGGPQFTYISLDDFRIIKDGLFEDGKYTKKKRSNVPYSVFIDPILSHVGLNEKMAKEKGVNYKVVTLPAATIPRARIVKQTDGLLKALIDPSTNEILGCTLYCAESSEMINTVRIVMEAKLPYTFLRDNIFTHPSMNESLNDLFSQME, encoded by the coding sequence ATGCTAGATGATCTAGAAAAGGTTACGATTTATACAGCAGAAGCAAGCTTTATAGATGAAAGCAAGGTTCAAGTAAAAACAGACAATGAACAGTTTGAGATATCAGCAGATCGTTTTTTTATTAATACTGGTTCCTCGCCAATCATTCCATCAATTAAAGGGTTGGAGCATACGGATTTTGTTTATCATTCAACGACACTACAGGCATTGGACAAGCTTCCAGAAAAGCTAATTATCATTGGTGGCGGCTATATTGGGCTAGAGTTTGCTTCGATATATGCAAACTTCGGCTCAGAGGTAACAATAATTGATCGATCTTCAGAGTTTTTACCGAGGGAAGATCGCGATATAGCAGAAGAAGTAAAAAAAGTACTCGAGGCGAAGAATATTAAAATAGAAGTAGGTAGCAAAGTAGAATCAGTAGAAAATCATGATGGAGGTGTGATTGTCTCCTATCAAACGAGCGAGAATAATCGTGTAGAAGCATATGGAGCAGCAGTGCTACTTGCTACAGGAAGAAAACCAAACACAGATGGACTAGGACACGAAAATACATCTGTAGAAATAGATGATAAGGGTGCAATTGTTGTTAATGATTTGTTAAAGACCACAGTCGATCACATTTGGGCATTAGGTGATGTGAATGGCGGTCCACAGTTTACCTATATTTCTTTAGATGATTTCCGGATTATTAAAGACGGACTTTTCGAGGATGGGAAATATACGAAGAAAAAGCGTAGCAATGTACCATATTCGGTATTTATTGACCCTATTTTATCGCATGTAGGATTAAATGAAAAAATGGCGAAGGAAAAAGGTGTTAATTACAAAGTGGTAACATTACCAGCGGCCACGATTCCACGTGCCCGTATTGTAAAACAAACAGATGGACTTTTAAAGGCACTTATAGATCCCAGCACAAATGAGATTTTAGGTTGCACATTATATTGCGCTGAATCAAGTGAAATGATCAATACAGTACGAATCGTAATGGAAGCAAAATTGCCATACACATTTTTACGCGATAATATTTTCACACATCCTTCGATGAATGAATCACTTAACGATTTGTTTTCTCAAATGGAATAG
- a CDS encoding YqjF family protein yields MHKAFSETVQRPFPLPSKPWVMTQMWENLLFSHWPIPLDIIRKHVPPSLKMDLYQGSAWLGVIPFYVNHMKLRGVPEIPYLRSYIELNVRTYVTYQGKPGIYFFRLDANKWPAVIGGRIVAFLPYRLAQMNMKITDNKIYFQSESQNPSGSKKVLNLTYSSTSKAYLPPQNSLEYWLFERYCFFTARGNHLYRGDIHHDRWRVCSAEAMVHTNTIASFLPHSFFESSPLVHFTAQKKVFIWPLNKLT; encoded by the coding sequence TTGCATAAAGCTTTTTCAGAAACAGTTCAACGCCCATTTCCTTTGCCAAGTAAACCATGGGTGATGACACAAATGTGGGAAAATCTATTATTTAGCCACTGGCCTATACCCTTAGATATTATTAGAAAGCACGTCCCACCATCACTCAAGATGGATCTTTATCAAGGGAGTGCCTGGTTAGGGGTAATCCCATTTTATGTGAACCATATGAAATTGCGTGGGGTGCCTGAGATCCCCTATCTTCGCTCATATATAGAGTTGAATGTGCGTACGTACGTCACTTATCAAGGGAAACCGGGCATTTACTTTTTTAGACTTGACGCTAATAAGTGGCCCGCTGTTATAGGAGGCAGAATAGTGGCATTCCTGCCATATCGGCTTGCCCAAATGAATATGAAAATTACTGATAACAAGATTTACTTTCAAAGTGAAAGCCAAAATCCTTCGGGTTCAAAAAAAGTTCTTAATCTCACTTACAGTTCTACTTCTAAAGCATATTTACCACCACAGAACAGTCTTGAATATTGGTTATTTGAACGCTATTGTTTCTTTACTGCTCGTGGTAACCATTTGTATCGTGGTGATATTCATCATGATCGGTGGCGGGTCTGTTCAGCGGAAGCAATGGTGCACACTAATACCATTGCTTCTTTTTTACCGCATAGTTTTTTTGAAAGTAGTCCTCTTGTACATTTCACTGCTCAAAAAAAGGTTTTTATTTGGCCGTTAAATAAGCTAACGTAA
- the solA gene encoding N-methyl-L-tryptophan oxidase gives MDAEVAVIGLGTMGSMAMWQLARRGVSVLGFEQFGIGHDQSAAGGETRLFRTAYFEGAEYVPLLQEAYNQWRELEKESGYDLLTINGGLMIGDPESEFIKGVMNSIHTHHLVHEVLDEEAAKERFPQHRLLPGEIMVLDKQAGFLRPELSVLAAVQSAEKLGATVHKYSQVQEIEPFENGVRIKANNTYYRVKKVIITAGPWTGTLLPELQKQLTIQRLVMTWYPLLEKEKFSVANFPTFIRMSRGVNIFGTPTLDGSMVKVALGTFYGEVANADALDRSVDVHSLKKVNDAVRELMSGLNAEPTRVSAYMDAYTPDNDAIIGTHPQFKDALILCGFSGHGFKMAPIFGQIAADLITTGKTEYSIDHLSLTRFL, from the coding sequence ATGGATGCAGAAGTAGCAGTAATTGGTCTTGGGACAATGGGGAGTATGGCGATGTGGCAGCTTGCTCGAAGAGGGGTTTCCGTTTTAGGTTTTGAGCAGTTTGGGATTGGGCATGATCAGTCCGCTGCTGGAGGAGAAACACGTCTTTTTCGAACTGCCTATTTTGAAGGTGCTGAATATGTGCCATTACTTCAAGAAGCATATAATCAATGGAGAGAGCTTGAAAAGGAATCTGGATATGATTTACTTACTATCAATGGCGGGCTTATGATCGGTGATCCTGAAAGTGAATTCATAAAAGGGGTGATGAATAGTATTCACACGCATCATCTTGTTCATGAAGTTCTCGATGAAGAGGCAGCGAAGGAACGCTTTCCCCAGCATCGTTTATTACCGGGAGAAATCATGGTTTTAGATAAGCAAGCTGGGTTTCTGCGACCGGAACTTTCCGTTTTGGCGGCAGTGCAATCTGCTGAAAAGCTCGGAGCAACTGTGCATAAATATTCGCAAGTTCAAGAAATTGAACCGTTTGAAAATGGTGTGAGAATTAAAGCTAACAATACATATTATCGAGTGAAGAAGGTTATTATAACGGCGGGCCCTTGGACAGGTACGCTTCTTCCCGAGCTCCAAAAGCAGCTTACAATTCAGAGATTAGTGATGACATGGTATCCTTTATTGGAAAAAGAAAAGTTTAGTGTCGCTAATTTCCCAACTTTTATTAGGATGAGTCGTGGTGTTAACATTTTTGGTACCCCGACGCTAGATGGTAGCATGGTAAAGGTAGCGCTCGGTACTTTTTATGGGGAGGTTGCTAATGCGGATGCCCTTGATCGAAGTGTAGATGTTCATAGTCTGAAAAAAGTGAATGATGCAGTGCGAGAGCTTATGTCAGGATTAAATGCTGAACCAACCCGTGTAAGTGCATATATGGATGCATATACACCTGATAATGATGCTATCATAGGAACACATCCTCAATTTAAAGATGCTCTTATATTATGTGGATTTTCAGGACATGGTTTTAAAATGGCCCCAATCTTTGGTCAAATTGCCGCGGATCTTATTACTACTGGAAAAACGGAGTATTCAATTGATCATCTGTCGCTGACCAGATTTTTATAA
- a CDS encoding CidA/LrgA family holin-like protein gives MGIVKITIQIILLFVMYQVGVWIQEIFQLIIPGSIIGMLLLFLLLLTGIVNAKWVESGALLLIKYLPLLFLPITVGIITFFNIFIGKGFFIIIIVLISTAIVMVGSGIISQLLLKEKVYENE, from the coding sequence TTGGGTATTGTAAAAATCACGATTCAGATTATTTTATTATTCGTCATGTATCAAGTAGGTGTATGGATTCAAGAGATATTTCAACTTATTATTCCTGGAAGCATCATTGGAATGCTCCTTTTATTCTTGTTATTATTAACAGGAATTGTAAATGCGAAATGGGTAGAAAGCGGAGCACTTTTATTAATTAAATACTTACCATTATTATTTCTACCAATCACAGTAGGTATCATCACTTTTTTTAATATATTTATAGGGAAAGGGTTTTTTATTATTATTATTGTATTGATCAGTACTGCGATAGTCATGGTTGGTAGCGGAATAATTAGTCAATTGTTGTTGAAAGAAAAGGTATATGAAAATGAATGA